A genomic region of Penaeus vannamei isolate JL-2024 chromosome 42, ASM4276789v1, whole genome shotgun sequence contains the following coding sequences:
- the LOC138860695 gene encoding uncharacterized protein, whose protein sequence is MYFLAQLFECGYVDSAPQRNAKLLGNYNVTAVMLLPLGSVARLNLSRHSQGFNSDKGNHKLYYMQEQANSSPIPTKRGSRTASGSLPSRFNATVVSHSGRLQVTRFKGQLSGSATAALPSSLEHLYLAVRDEDHARALLPALSSLPTRLPRLGGLGLHVAAGLDAASLRPLPDVEYTLLWVSGVEEATVEGASRVVAALQPPEGYFMLHFPGALRDDSASFYRLVKHLCQEGVRVMGGVSASPKIDKENEERLEDLLRRELGCGFGMSNEEDIWRLVSLLFI, encoded by the exons ATGTATTTcctcgctcagctgttcgaatgtggataTGTGGATTCGGCTCCTCAAAGAAACGCCAAG CTATTGGGCAATTATAATGTGACAGCGGTTATGCTGTTACCCTTGGGTAGTGTGGCTCGCCTTAACTTGTCTCGCCATAGTCAAGGATTTAACAGTGATAAGGGTAATCATAAACTTTATTATATG CAAGAGCAAGCaaattcctctcccattcccacgaAGCGTGGCTCACGCACTGCAAGCGGCTCACTTCCATCCAGATTCAATGCAACGGTTGTCTCCCACAGCGGACGCCTCCAAGTCACACGATTCAAAGGGCAGCTGAGCGGATCGGCCACGGCGGCGCTGCCCTCGAGTCTCGAGCATCTCTATTTGGCCGTGAGAGACGAGGACCACGCCCGGGCGCTTCTTCCCGCCCTGTCCTCGCTCCCAACCCGGCTGCCACGTCTGGGAGGGCTCG GCTTGCATGTGGCTGCGGGACTGGACGCAGCGTCGCTTCGGCCTCTGCCCGACGTGGAATACACTCTCTTATGGGTGAGCGGCGTCGAGGAAGCGACGGTCGAGGGGGCGAGTCGGGTCGTCGCGGCGCTGCAGCCTCCGGAAGG GTACTTCATGCTCCACTTTCCCGGGGCATTAAGAGACGATTCGGCTTCTTTTTATCGTCTTGTTAAGCATCTCTGCCAGGAGGGAGTCCGGGTGATGGGAGGAGTGTCTGCGTCTCCCAAAAtcgacaaagaaaatgaagagcgGCTGGAGGACCTCCTGAGAAGGGAGTTGGGCTGTGGCTTTGGGAT